One Maribacter sp. HTCC2170 genomic window, AGGTGGCGACACTTCGTGGGGCCGATTGGTTCATGATAAATACGTTATTTCACCAAAGCCATACAAGTATTCTTTTACTGTTATTCCATCTAACTTAAAATAAATCAATCAACAAACCAGCTTTTGACCAACTGCTGCTCGTTAAAGTTACCATCAACGTGTTCAAACTCGTTCTTGATTATATTTTGATTATAATCCTTGCCCCACGCTTCAAAATTTGAAGCAACTTGTTTAATCGCATCACAGATAAAATCAACTTCTTGATCTGTGGTTGTGGGGTGAATTGACATTCGCACCCACCCTGGTCTTTCCATTAAACAACCATCTAAAATCTTCTGCTCTATTGCCTTTGAGGTCAGTTCATTCACGTGAAGTAAAAAATGTCCATAGGTCCCTGCGCATGAACAACCTCCCCTTGTTTGAATTCCAAAACGGTCATTCAATAATTTAACCACAAGATTATAATGCGCATCATCAATATAAAAAGAAAAAATGCCCAATCTATTCTTGTGTTCTCCGGCCAGAATATGAAGATTTTTAATCTCGACAAGACTTTCAAAAACCCTTGTATTTATTTCATCCTCTCGATCATGAATGTTTTTCACGCCCATTTGTTCCTTGAGCTGTATGGCAAAGGCTGTTCGAATAGCTTGGATAAATCCAGGAGTACCACCATCTTCACGCGTTTCAATATCATCAATATAATCATGATTCCCCCATGGGTTCGTATACGTAACCGTGCCTCCACCAGGGTTATCGGGAACAAGGTTCTTATATAATTTTTTATTGAAAACCAAAACACCACAGGCACCGGGCCCTCCTAAAAACTTATGTGGAGAAAAGAAAATAGCATCTAGATATTCATCTTCATTTCCAGGGTGCATATCAATATTTACATAGGGTGCAGAACATGCAAAATCAACAAAACAAAGCCCGTTGTTTTGATGTATCATCTTGGCAATCCTATGGTAATCTGTTCTAATCCCAGTAACATTTGAACAAGCTGTAATTGAAGCTATTTTAATTGGACTGTCCTTATACTTGTCCAATAAGTTTTTGAAGCTTTTAAAACAAATCAATCCCGTTTCATCGCAAGGAATTACTTCAACTCTGGCAATGGTTTCTAACCATGAGGTTTGATTGGAGTGATGCTCCATATGTGATACAAAAACAATTGGTCTTAAATCTTCTGGTATTCTGGTATGTTCCTTTAGGTTTTCTGTGACCTTCAACCCCAAGATTCGTTGAAACTTGTTAACAGCACCGGTCATACCCGTACCAACAGTAATTAGCACATCGTCCTCGTTTGCATTTACATGTTCCTTTATCTTTTTTCTAGCTTTATGATATGCCATGGTCATGGCAGAGCCAGTAAATGAAGTCTCAGTATGTGTATTGGCCACATAAGGACCTATCTCCTTTAATAATTTCTCTTCTATAGGTCCATATAATCTACCACTGGCGGTCCAATCGGCATATATAATATTTTGTTCTCCATAAGGAGATTTAAAAGTGTGATCAATACCAACAATATGCTTTCTAAATTGCTCAAAATACAATTCCAATTCAGTTGCTTGTACTTTTCGATTAGATAATGATAATCCCATACGACCTTTTGTTATCAATTAATTAAACCATTTTCAAATATAAATCAATGGTATTGAAATAAATATAATAAAACAGGATAATACCCATCTTAAGTCAAAATCTGGTCTTGCTAAAAGCTTTGCTATACCTAATATTATCTCTCAATCTGATGTAAAAACGTGCTTATGAAGTGTTATGATTTTCCAGTGTAACAATTGTTACATAAAAAGAAATGGAATTCCTTTAATATTAGTGAAAACAAAACGAAGAATTATGAAAAGAGATTTTGAAACAAAAATAATTGGATGGGCCTTTATTGTTTCTGCCATTTTGCTATGGGGAGGTTGGTTTTTTTCGCCACATCATTTAGGGGAATATATTGTCGCATCAGATTTCGATGCCGTCAATGAAAATTTATGGACATGGATTTGGATGTATCGCATTCACATCTTTGGTTGGGTAATAATGGGAATCGCTATGTTCGCATTAACATCAATAGCCACAAAAAAGCCATATCGCGTACTAATTTATCCTGGAACTGGTATGATTATCGTGGGCACCTTCACTTTGGCAATTGCCGCTGCGTTTTATTATACCTTCGGTGCTTGGGGTGTTGGAAAAACCGTAGGTAAATCCTCGGAAGAAGTACAACAAATAATGGACGGTCTACAATTTACCAATCACTATGTTACTTGTTTTGTAAGGTTTGGGCGCGTATTTTCCGGAGTAGGGTTGGTAATTTTGGGTGCAGCATTTGTAAAATGGAATCTTGTTCCTAAAGCTTTAGGATGGCTGACCATTATTATGGGGTTTGCAGCCGGAGCTATAATCATGAGTATTCCTGATAACTTTGATATTTATAAGCCCTTATTTCACGTAAAAGCAATATGGCTAGTGCTAATGGGGTTGACCTTTCTAAAAAACGGAATCAATTTGCCTGAAGCAGACAAGAATTGAATGTAACTGAGTTAAATCAAAGGCAACAATCCAAATACAAAAAACCTCTGTTTTCACAGAGGTTTTTCAATTAATCACAGAAATTGGAACTTTTTTGCCATAGCACAAGACATTAAAAGTTAAGAAGGGTTTATGTCCTCAATGTTGGATAATCAAAATTGTCCGAAATCAACCATCCGTATTTCTTAACTTATAGTTCCATCTCCTGCAATTTTACAAGGGCTTCAGATTTGGAGTTTACATTCAGCTTTAAATAAATATTCTGGATATGAAAATTAATAGTACTGGTGGTCACAAATAATTTTTCCGCCATGACTTTGTAGGTTGCTCCCTTGCACAGGTAATCGACGATTTGATTTTCCCGTTCAGAGAATGAAGTGTATGACTTAACATGAAAATTAGATATGATTTTCTGTACAATATCCTGGCTCATTGCTGCCCCCTCGTATTTTATTGAATTCAAGGCACTGTGAATTCGTTTATTATCCAAAGGTTTGGTCAAATAACCATTCGCACCATTCTTAAAGGCATTTTTAATTATTTCAAAATCCGACTTGTCACTGATCATTAAAACCTTGACATGCCTATCCTTTTTCCGAAATAGTCTAATACTATGTATACCTCTAATATCTGAGGCACCAACTTCCGATAAAATAATATCGGGCTGAATAGCATCGTACTCATTTAAGGCTTCTTCTGTTGTCCCATATATTCCCTTTAAATCAAAATCTGGGAATTCTTTGAAATAGGCTCGGTAATCCTTGTGAAGTACAAAGTTATGGTCAACAATAATAATTTTTAGAATGTCTGTTTTCATAACATAAAGTATTTTAATTACATAGGTCTAATTGTTCATTTGGTTAACTAAAATTGTAAAACTTGGGGTGTTTAAATGTTATCAAAATCATGTGCAGAAAACAACCATATAACTTCCAATCTGATCTTTAAGCAGCAGAGTAGTTATATGAAATATCCAGCAAATAAATTTTGGAACAATGTAGATTGGCTGTGAAAATGATAGACCATTTATTCACTTAACACCAATTACTATTGTTTAAATCAGAGATCACATTCTAAACGAGAATTAATACTAGAATGTTCCAATACCTGGTTAAGGCATTTTTTTAGATGTTTTTGGTTAAGTACGGTTTCCATTTTCATTGGGGGATTTGGAGGTTAATACTATTTGATTTAGGTTTTAATATGAAATAAATATAGAGAATTATTGCATGCCACTCTAAATTTCTTACATGTTTTCGTTGAAATGCACTAGTAAAACACAGGGTTGCCAAAGTTTTTCCAAAAATAACACCATATATATGGTATAAAAAAAAGGAAGGATATTCACCTTAATGGCTCATCCCTCCTTTTACCCAGTAATCAAACAACTCATTGGAAACCTTTCCCAATATTTTAATAAGGTTTAACATAGCCTATCGCTACTACCTTCAGTATTATGTATATTAATTTGTATAAATATTCGCCGCAGTCGCATTGTTATTATCTACTTGCATAATCCATTTTTCATCTTGATACTTTCCATTCAAATTGGAAACAAAAGCGGTTTGGGCATCTTTTTTATAGTTAAAATCTGCTAAATAAACATAGTATAATCCATTCTCTTTGTTATAGAATTTTTTAGCCTCCAAACCCTGCTCTTTCAGCGAATCCATAAAGGCATTTAAGTACTTTTTACTCTTATAGACATTTGCGATAACATAGTATCCTGACTTTACACCAATGATATCTGATTGGTTCAATATTTTTATTGGAAGCTTTTCATATTTTTTCTTAATACTAGGGCTTGTTTTTTTAGGCAACTCTTTCACCGTATTACTTGCTACCAATATTTCTTTTTGCTTGTTATCGAACAGATTGGGGCTTGGTTCAATACTCTTTTTCAAATCATTTCGTAGTATGCGTACAATTGTCTCAAACCTTTTTTCAAAATCCTTGGACCTTGCCCTTTCAATAGAATCCTGTCTAAAAATAAGTTCATCTAAAATTAATCTGTTTTCGAAAGCAAGTGCATTCGTAACATTTTCTTGTTGCACTTCTTTTTTATTTACTTTTTTTCTTTTTTCATTTTTCTTTTCGGTATTCTCCGCTGTTAATCTTAAAATTTGCTCTTCATAATTACGTACAATGCGATCTATTTTTGCATCATTTGAACTGTCTGCATAACTGTTTGTATTATCGTCGTCATTTTTAAAAGTATAGGCCAAAGACAATTCATGGTTCCAACCAAGATCAGCTTCCTTTTCCTTAAAATCTTTCTCCATTAAATAACCCAATGACATTTTCTTATTTAAGTTAAACCCCAACCCCATTGATATGCCATATTCATCATCTAGTGTAGATTGTAACCATCCATAGTTGGGCAAATCCAGTAAGACCGAACCAAGATAGGCCAATGAGCCATCTTCATTTTTGCCCATTTGTACTAAAGGCATTAGTCTTGCATTCTCAAAGAGTCCTTTTGAATTACCAAAAGTATGTGTATACTGTAATGAAGCTCGGATACTCTTATCATTCAAATGTGTTAAAAACTCATTAGTGGTTTGGTTATATTTAAACAAGTCATGTGCATACAATCCAAAATCAAACCTGCCAACAGAAAGGGTAACCCCAGGCTGAATAGCAACCTTACTTTCCTTCTTGGCTTCACTAATCTCGGGGTCATTCTCTGCAACTATAATTCGGTTTTTATCCAACCCTTCATTAAAATAAGTAACATTGGTTCCAAAGGTTAATTTGCTTTTATCACCCAACCGCACAGCAGTGGCATAATTGGCATTAAACCCAAACTCCTGAATTACACCAGACCATTGACTATAAACACCAATACCTAGTGCCGTATTCTCATTTAGTTTATTGCTAAATCCAAGAAAATAATTCTGATTATTATCTTCAAAAGTGGCGTACTGGTTCCTATGCAGGATATTTAGATAGGACTTATTCTCGCGAACCAAAGAAAATGTTGGGTTTATTAAGAACCTATTAAAAAACAACTGATTGTGATATGTACTTTTTGAATTTAAGTTCGGGTTTACTTCTTGGCCATATGCCGTATACATATTTGCACCCAAGAATAATACCATTAGCAAACCTATCTTCTTCATTATTTTGCTACAATTGGTCATGTTATAAGATTATAAGGGTTATGTCTTACTGTAAATCTTGTATAATTTCCTTTGTGAATGGAATTATATTTCAGTTTGTCAAATTATCATCTGTAAATGATATCATACAACTGTGATTCGATGCCTAGTCATCTTCGTAAACTGAAGTCGTGTAGTCTACGTCTGAATTGCTATTCAATACTTTTGCAAGATCAAATTCTCTTTTATCCAAGTATTTCTTATTTCTTTCATTTCCGAAAGAGAAAGCCACTTGATGTACCGATTCTTTGGTCTTTCCGCGATTAGACATAACATACCCCATACCATCATTGGACTTAAATCCTATTGAAAAATCATCTTCTTTACTATTGATTTGGCTACCAAGGTTAACGGCAAGTCCAACATTATTCCTTTCTACCTGCACCATGAAAACATCCAATCCGCCTTGACCTTGTCTTCCTTCGGATGCGAAGACCAGAGTATTTTGGTCGACCAAATTAGGATATAAGTCGTTTTTTTCAGTATTCACCTTTTTGCCAAGGTTTTTGGCAATACCTAAATGTCCATCACTACTTACCTTTGCTACATAAATATCGTAGTCGCCTAAACTACCTGGCATATTTGAGGCAAAAAACAAGCGTTTACCATCATGGGAAACCGTAGGGTGCAATGCCGAAAAATACTTGGGGCACAAGGCAACCTCTTTGATGTTCTTCCACTCACCTTTTACTTTTCTTGCTTGATAAATCTTATGAACCAATTCTTTTTTAGAAAAAATTCCATGAAGTGGCTTTTGATATACTGCCTTACTAAAATAGGCCGTATTTCCGTCAGAAGTTAAGGCTATGGGTGAATCGTAAACATTTTCCGGATTTAGTTTTTGTAAATTTAATGGGTAGTTCTTCTTTTTATCTCTAGATTGTTTATTTGAAAAATATTCAGTTTTCAGGGACATATTTCTTGACTTTCTATTTTCAGCAACATAATCCTGTGAACTATTCTCAAATGGGTTTCTCTCCAATTGGTAATCAGACTTCATCATCGTTAACCAATCCTGATGTTCGGGCATCGAAGAAACTTCAATTCCCATGGCTTTTCTCAAAGCGTAACGATATCTTTTTTGATAGTTGCTTGAAAGTTGTCCGTTCGGACTATAGCCCTTCAACTTATCATACCAAAATAATGCATTGTCATAATTCTCAGATAGAAAATTTGCATTCCCTAAATCTTCAAAAATTTCTTTTTCTTCATAACCCATTTTTTTGAGTTTCAAATAACTCTCAACTCTTTTTTGGGTTCGAAGCGCTTCGGAGTTTTCTTTGTTTGAGGTTTGAATAATTTGAGCCGTTAAAAAGCCAGAATTAAAAAAAACAATACAAACAATAACAGCAGTACAGTAGGTAAAAGTATTTCTCATAGTGTAAAGATTTTGGGGTTCTTTATTGATTCAAAGGAAAGAAAATATTTCACTGGTACTCCTAGTAATAATTCATAGGTTTTAAAATTATGTCATATCCCAACCAACCATTTAAATTAAAAAAATATTTATAACACACTGCATTACAATCTTTTACAAATCATTTGTTTATCCTTTTCAAAATCAGATAAAACTGTGATTGAATAGAAAAAATCACAGTAGAAGCCATAAATCGTATGGTTGTCTATGCACTTTATTACCCTATTGTCGGATTGATTATGACTACTTTTATTCTGAATGCGACTAAAAAAGGTTTCATATCTTTAGATAGGTTCTTTTAAACCTCAGCCCTATGAAATTCTAGTTAGTAAAAACGGTCAATTATGAAAAAAATCAAAAAAGAAAACATTAGTCAAGAGGTTTTTGACCTTTATGATGACTATGCCCATAATAGGGTAAGTAGAAGATTATTCATGGATAAACTATCGACTTATGCGGTAGGCGGACTCACTCT contains:
- a CDS encoding aminotransferase class V-fold PLP-dependent enzyme, with protein sequence MGLSLSNRKVQATELELYFEQFRKHIVGIDHTFKSPYGEQNIIYADWTASGRLYGPIEEKLLKEIGPYVANTHTETSFTGSAMTMAYHKARKKIKEHVNANEDDVLITVGTGMTGAVNKFQRILGLKVTENLKEHTRIPEDLRPIVFVSHMEHHSNQTSWLETIARVEVIPCDETGLICFKSFKNLLDKYKDSPIKIASITACSNVTGIRTDYHRIAKMIHQNNGLCFVDFACSAPYVNIDMHPGNEDEYLDAIFFSPHKFLGGPGACGVLVFNKKLYKNLVPDNPGGGTVTYTNPWGNHDYIDDIETREDGGTPGFIQAIRTAFAIQLKEQMGVKNIHDREDEINTRVFESLVEIKNLHILAGEHKNRLGIFSFYIDDAHYNLVVKLLNDRFGIQTRGGCSCAGTYGHFLLHVNELTSKAIEQKILDGCLMERPGWVRMSIHPTTTDQEVDFICDAIKQVASNFEAWGKDYNQNIIKNEFEHVDGNFNEQQLVKSWFVD
- a CDS encoding response regulator transcription factor, whose translation is MKTDILKIIIVDHNFVLHKDYRAYFKEFPDFDLKGIYGTTEEALNEYDAIQPDIILSEVGASDIRGIHSIRLFRKKDRHVKVLMISDKSDFEIIKNAFKNGANGYLTKPLDNKRIHSALNSIKYEGAAMSQDIVQKIISNFHVKSYTSFSERENQIVDYLCKGATYKVMAEKLFVTTSTINFHIQNIYLKLNVNSKSEALVKLQEMEL
- a CDS encoding PorP/SprF family type IX secretion system membrane protein, coding for MKKIGLLMVLFLGANMYTAYGQEVNPNLNSKSTYHNQLFFNRFLINPTFSLVRENKSYLNILHRNQYATFEDNNQNYFLGFSNKLNENTALGIGVYSQWSGVIQEFGFNANYATAVRLGDKSKLTFGTNVTYFNEGLDKNRIIVAENDPEISEAKKESKVAIQPGVTLSVGRFDFGLYAHDLFKYNQTTNEFLTHLNDKSIRASLQYTHTFGNSKGLFENARLMPLVQMGKNEDGSLAYLGSVLLDLPNYGWLQSTLDDEYGISMGLGFNLNKKMSLGYLMEKDFKEKEADLGWNHELSLAYTFKNDDDNTNSYADSSNDAKIDRIVRNYEEQILRLTAENTEKKNEKRKKVNKKEVQQENVTNALAFENRLILDELIFRQDSIERARSKDFEKRFETIVRILRNDLKKSIEPSPNLFDNKQKEILVASNTVKELPKKTSPSIKKKYEKLPIKILNQSDIIGVKSGYYVIANVYKSKKYLNAFMDSLKEQGLEAKKFYNKENGLYYVYLADFNYKKDAQTAFVSNLNGKYQDEKWIMQVDNNNATAANIYTN
- a CDS encoding PD40 domain-containing protein gives rise to the protein MRNTFTYCTAVIVCIVFFNSGFLTAQIIQTSNKENSEALRTQKRVESYLKLKKMGYEEKEIFEDLGNANFLSENYDNALFWYDKLKGYSPNGQLSSNYQKRYRYALRKAMGIEVSSMPEHQDWLTMMKSDYQLERNPFENSSQDYVAENRKSRNMSLKTEYFSNKQSRDKKKNYPLNLQKLNPENVYDSPIALTSDGNTAYFSKAVYQKPLHGIFSKKELVHKIYQARKVKGEWKNIKEVALCPKYFSALHPTVSHDGKRLFFASNMPGSLGDYDIYVAKVSSDGHLGIAKNLGKKVNTEKNDLYPNLVDQNTLVFASEGRQGQGGLDVFMVQVERNNVGLAVNLGSQINSKEDDFSIGFKSNDGMGYVMSNRGKTKESVHQVAFSFGNERNKKYLDKREFDLAKVLNSNSDVDYTTSVYEDD